Genomic window (Candidatus Binatia bacterium):
AAGCAGGCGTCGAGCCCCAAGAAGGGCGGATCCCTCTGGAGGCCCAAGACCGGCGAGCGCGTACTCGACTGCCGAAAGTTGCCCGCGATCTTCCAGGTGCTGGAGCGCCGGAGGCGTGCATCGCTCAAGACGGGTCGCCGGGACTACGTCTTCACCGACTCGCTGGGCAAAACCCTGTCCCAGGACTGGCTCCACAAACGAGTGTTCAAGCCGACCCTGCGGAAACTCGGCATCGCCCATCGGGGCCAGAACGACGGCATGAGGGACACCTTCATCACGCTGTCCCTCTCGGCGGGGGAGGATCCGGGCTGGGTCGCCAAGTTCTGCGGGACCTCCGAGCGGATGATCTGGGAACACTACCGGGCCTATCTGCCCGATCAGGCAGACGGTTCCCGTGTCAGTGCCGCGCTCTTATCTGTTACCCGGCTGTTACCCGAGACAACAGAAAACGAAGACAATCCTGCAAAAACAGGTACTTAAAACTGGAGGCGGGGGGAATCGAACCCCCGTCCGAAAGCACTCAACCAGAAGCTACTACACGCTTAGCTCACGTTTTAATCTCACCGCTTCGCCCCCCGTGAGCGGGGTTCTTGCGGCCAGCTTGGAAAATTTAAGAGACGCGCCTCCTAGCTGCAGTGCGAATCCGATCCCAATTAAATGACACTCAGTTCAACGGCTTGGGAGGCCGCTAAGTGAGCGCCGAGCGGACTAAGCCGCCTGGAGTTGGTAAAAATTGTCTGCAGTTAGATTGCAGCCCGGGATGATTAACGAGGCCAACCCGGATCCTCGGCGTGCAACTCCTGACTTTGTAAACCTCCGTCGAAACCTGGTCGCCCCCATTAGCGAGCCAACCCCAGTATAAGCACGCGGGCGGCTGGGAGGAAGGGGGTTCCGGGCACGGAAAGTCGTCAGGTTTCCTCGGGCGTGGGAGAGGCTCAGTGCCCCGGGGCAGCGGGCGCAGCCGGGGCGCCCGTCGAATCCGCCGAAGATCCCGCCAGGCTGGCCCGCAGTGCAGGCAGCACGGCACGCGAGAGCTTGTCCTGGCCGAGGTCGCCCAGGTGGAGGATGTCTCCAAAGTCCTCGTCTACGAACGGACCGGATTCGTCCAGGGAGACGAACGTCACGCCCGGCTTGTCGCTCAGCTCGCGCGCCAGCTCGAGGAATTCCGTCCGCAAACCCACGTCGTAGAGCTCGGCCGATACGGAGTGAAGCGGCGTTTCCACGATCACGACTTCGATCCCTGCCTCGAGGAGGCGGTCTACACCCTGCCTAACCAGAGCGTACTGGATCGGGACGTGCGAGCCGGCGGTGATCTCGCGCACCATCGGCGTCTGGTGCGTTCGCACCGTGGGACCGAGAGGTCCGCCGAACTGCCGGGAGATCTCCTGCAGCTGCTCTTCGGGCATCGGCGCCATCGCTTCTTCCCAGAAAGCGATCGGCTCGCGTCCCGCCTGGAACGGTCGGACCGCGTGCGGCTCGAGGCCGCCCTCGTCCCTACGACCGAAATCCTGACGCGTGAACCGCCGGAGGCGATAGAGCCCGGCGAGACCGAGGACCTCGCGGAACCGGTAACCGTTCAACGTCGCGGCCCCGAAGAGACGCAGAACCGTCGTGCGGTTCTCCCAGGCGAAGCCCGGGCCGGCCGCCGTGAGCAAGTTGACGATCGCGCGGACGTTCGCCGTGCCACGACCGGCGACCGGTTCGATCCGGATCGGACGATGCGTGTTGAACTCCGAGAGAGGAAAGACCACGACGTCCGGCTTCGCGTCGACGAGATCTTCGATGAGCGAACGGGTCTGGAACGGAAGGTGGCCCGGCCGCGCGAGCTTCACGACGTCCAGATTGGGCACCTGCTCCTCCAGGAACGGCTCCGAGAAACCCGCCATGCCGCGACTCGTCCCGAGAACGACCGCGACCTTCTGTCCCGGCGGGCTCCCTTCGGCCAACCACGCACGCTCGCGCGCGGTGATGTGACTCGACGGGTTCGTGATCGGGACGTGACTCAAGATCATCCCCCACGGGCCGCTCCCGCCGAGAAGCAGAGCATCCAGGATCAGGACCGAAACGACCGCCACTGCGGCGGCCCACGGGAACCATCCCGAGCGGTCAGAACTGGAAGTAGATGAACGGGGTTCCACCATCTTCACCTAGCAAAACGATCGCAAGCAGCAGTCCCGTGTACAACACGGCCCGAGCGAGGAACGGCCACCGAAGCACGATCTCCGGCTCATCGGTTTTCCACTGAATCAACTCCATCAGCATGAGCGGCCCGAGGAGCATCGCAAGAGGCCGAACCCACTGCGCGACCGAGACCGCGTGAAACGGCCCGACGAGCTGCGAAAGCAGCGCCCCCGCGTGCGCCAGGCTCTCGGCGCGGAAGATCACGAAGCCGAAGCAGAGCAGATGGAACGTCACGAAGATCGCCGCAGCCTTGCGGAGATACGCACCACTCGGCCACGCCTTTCGTACCCGCAGACCCAGCGGCTGCAGCGCACGCTCGAGTCCGAGCAACGCCCCGTGGAAGGCTCCCCAGACCACGAAGGTCCAGGCGGCCCCGTGCCAAAGTCCCCCGAGCACCATCGTGATCATGAGGTTCGAGACCGTTCGGAACGTCGTGCCTCGATTCCCGCCGAGAGGGATATAGAGGTAGTCGCGAAGCCAGTTCGAGAGGCTGATGTGCCAACGCCGCCAGTACTCCCCGATGCTCGCCGAGAAGTACGGGACGTCGAAGTTCCGCATGAGATCGAAGCCCATGATCCGCGCGATTCCCCGCGCGATATCCGTGTACCCCGAGAAGTCGCAGTAGATCTGGAACGTGAACGCGTACGTGGCGAAGAGGACCTCCGCACCCGTTGCCGAAACCCCGGGCGCGTAGACCGCATCGACCAGTGGCGCGAGATTGTCCGCGATCACGACCTTCTTGAAGAGCCCCCATAGGGAGAGCCAGGTGCCCGAGGCGATGTCGTTCGTCGTCGCGCGACGTTGCCGTTGGATCTGAGGCAACAGATGCGTGGCACGCTCGATCGGGCCCGCCACCAACTGCGGGAAGAAGGAAACGTACAAGCCGAAGTCGATCAGGCTCCGCGTCGGCACCAACTGACGCCGATAGATGTCGATCGTGTAGGAGAGCGTCTGGAACGTGTAAAACGAGATCCCGACGGGCAGGACGACCTCGATCGCCCACGGCGCGAGGCGCGCTCCCGTAGGTTCGAGCAATGTCTGGAGGCTCGCCGAGAAGAATCCGACGTACTTGAAGAAGCCGAGGATCCCCAGGTTCGTCGCGAGACTCACCAACAGCCAACGCTTCCGAACGCCGGGGTCCTCCGACGCGTGAAGCCGGATCCCGACGATGTAATCGACGACGGTCGAGATCCAGAGCAGCGAGAGGAAGCGCGCGTCCCACGCGCCGTAGAAGGCGTAGCTCGCCAGCAGCAGGAAGACGTTGATCCCCCTGCGCGGCAGCAGATACAGCCCCATGAGGACGAGCGCGAAGAAGGCCCAGAACTCGAAGCTATTGAAGAGCATGACCCGCGTTCGCCCCGCTACGGCCGCCGCTCGCCCGCAGGACGCGGCCGATCGCTACGCCCGCAGAGCTCGAACCCGATTTCGCCCTGGGTAAACGAGTTCCCGAGCGCCGGGTCTACAGAGGTATAGAGGCGACTCGAGAAGAAGTCAGAGCGATAGGTACCCAACAAGTCATACCCGGCCCGCCCGGACCGCAACCCGTCGAACTCCTCTTCAAACCGCGCCAACCCGCGGCTGTGAACGCTGTTCGAGCCGATGTCCGGCAGCACGAAGTAGTCGGGTTCAGCTTCGAGCCACTCCCCCGGCTCTTCCATCCGCAAAGTGAGGCCGAAGAACTTGAAGGGAACCTCCAACCCCATCCACGCGGCGTAGTAGCCAGGCGCCGCAACGAACGGAGCATCCGC
Coding sequences:
- a CDS encoding MBOAT family protein, whose amino-acid sequence is MLFNSFEFWAFFALVLMGLYLLPRRGINVFLLLASYAFYGAWDARFLSLLWISTVVDYIVGIRLHASEDPGVRKRWLLVSLATNLGILGFFKYVGFFSASLQTLLEPTGARLAPWAIEVVLPVGISFYTFQTLSYTIDIYRRQLVPTRSLIDFGLYVSFFPQLVAGPIERATHLLPQIQRQRRATTNDIASGTWLSLWGLFKKVVIADNLAPLVDAVYAPGVSATGAEVLFATYAFTFQIYCDFSGYTDIARGIARIMGFDLMRNFDVPYFSASIGEYWRRWHISLSNWLRDYLYIPLGGNRGTTFRTVSNLMITMVLGGLWHGAAWTFVVWGAFHGALLGLERALQPLGLRVRKAWPSGAYLRKAAAIFVTFHLLCFGFVIFRAESLAHAGALLSQLVGPFHAVSVAQWVRPLAMLLGPLMLMELIQWKTDEPEIVLRWPFLARAVLYTGLLLAIVLLGEDGGTPFIYFQF